The Melopsittacus undulatus isolate bMelUnd1 chromosome 9, bMelUnd1.mat.Z, whole genome shotgun sequence genomic interval TCTATATTTATGAAATTGAAACAGTATTGAAAAAAAGAGGTAATGAAATTGttctatttcattatttttgagaTGAATAATTCATATTCCCTTCTTCATTCTAAAAATGCAAACCAGTTCCTAAAAATGCTTGAAAGACCAAAATATCAGAGTTCTGAAAGGATTAAAGTTACTGTTTGCTTACTTGTGGGTATATAgcaaagtttttattttgcagtaaatacaggagaagaaaattgCTTGAATTCTCAAGTATTTTCCCCAGATGGGAAAGCAGCACAATGCCCACATGCAGAGAACATGTACTGTACACAAAAGACTTCCTGAAGTCTTCTACTGAACTATAAAAGACAGAAGGGTTATACATTTTTCACAGCTAGTAAACTAAGCACTTACTGACTGAGCTTTAATTTCTACTGGCAAAAGATCAAGCTCATTGCTGATTTTCCCAGATACAACAATTTCAGATCCTTCAAAAAACAGCTTGAAATCATTCTTTGTTAATCCCTCAATGGCATTTTCTGGATACTGcatttcaattttctttaatattggGGTAGCCACCTCTTGATAAAACCCctaaagagaagcagagagagtGCACACATGACTGCAAAATTATGCAAAACAATACACTGAATGTCTAAAACCCCTTTAAAAAGAAGGgaacaaagctttttcttcagcagtgtAGGACTGctgctaggaaaaaaaccaTACATATTTCTTCCCAAGGTTCAGCACACCTTCTCCAACCAGGCTTGAGATGCCATATGAACACTTTTCATAGTAATTCAAATATCCAACCAGGATCCCCATCCCGTTCAGTTAGGTGTTTTGCTTTAGCCCTtttgaaatctgattttttttaaacttaactAATCCTGAGGATGAATCTTTCTCCTTCTGGACTGGGGCTGGCATGAAGCAAATCCAGGCAAAACAGGTGGAATTGGCTTCCCAGAAAAGAGAACATCTCAGGAGTTATAACACCTCTCCAAATGGACAGGAAAGATTCAGGCTTGTGGTATTGCAGAGCTAGTTTGCCTGTATGTGCCTCAGACTACCTGCTGAGTTTTAGGGAAACCATAACAAACAGCTTCCAGTGGTGGAGCTTCAAGGGGTTTAGAATAGGATCCAAGAACAGGTGTTTTCTCACCATCACCTCCCCTGGACAATTGGTCTTTTTtgcagaggtacagaaacaTGTGAGTTCCCAGCTTTGTCCAAACACAGTGATTTGAGGACAACTTGAATCATAGTTAGGGTACAAACTGTCAGATGCTCCCAAactgcttccctccctccccaaaatCATCAGATAAACTAAAACCCAACTCTTTATCTCAGAAAATATTCTAAGACATAAGCCATAGctgataaatgtttttttctggcataTTCCTTAGTCCTGACCTGGAGCTGCAAGGCTGCATCAGCATTTTCATATATACGACGCGCTATTCCCCCATTGCTTAGGGCCATTTTCTCCAGGAACTTATAACTGACATCAAACCCGAAGCCAAGGCAGAAGAGAGCATATTTCCCATTGACTGctttctgaatgttttcttgAATAACTTCTACATTACTCTCACCTggaattgaaataaaaatatacacatgtttggttgggtttttaaaaagcagaagaagaCAGCAGCAGGTTTGATGGAAAACTCTGCCTAAAGTCTTTTAGAAATTATTCAGAATAAGATCTAGAAAATACATGGGATAGAATTCCAGTAATTGAGTTGAAGATGAAAGCATCACTCTGCATATGGAGTGCCAGAACCTCATTCTCCCCCCTTAATGACTTTTACTAACTCCTGCTCATGTTGTCATGAGCAagtgcaaaatattttacaagatTATGAGGGCCAGAGGAGGTTTTTAGGACAAAAGGGACACACTCTACAAATCAACAGAGCAAGGGATGGAGACACTTGATCAAGCATTGGGAAGACAAGTACCATCCATAAAAATTATGTGCATCAATTCAGAGAAGAATGGGCTGGTTAATGGTGTAATTCACACAAACTGCCAATTAACTCAGCCCTGCTCCTCTCTCTGGCCTTTTGCTGACAAAGGGAAAAGATTTTCATGTCATCCTCTCATCCCATTTGAAAAGCCACTGAGGGCCCTGTATGGAGAGCTTCTCTATCAGCACTTCCAGGCAGAAACTGTCTGTAGCAGCATTATGGGAGCAGCTcagattttttccctttcagcctGCTTTACCAAGCCAAGGAAGGCAATGCATGCAGTAACACTGCATGTGTTCACCTGGCACTCCACACTGGCCTGATTTCTAGCCAGCTTGTGGATGTGTGATGTGCCTGGGGATACTTGAGACTCACTGTGGCTGTGCTGAGTAGGCAGCACCATAAGATGAATTATATCTAACAAAAAACCCGAAACAAATAAACTGATGCCAAACCAGTAAGGACCACATGATGTGAAAGGCAGAATGATCTTATTAGAAGGCTTACAACTGAATTAATATTACTAGACTAGAAGAGATACTGGTTGCCGCACAGAACTCAGACCAGCTTCTGTTCAGAACAAGCGATGTTTGTGCCATTGCATTGGGAGTTACTGTTTATTTAATGCaatgtttttatctcaaccctcTAGTTTGTGCTATCACGGCTAATTATTAGTTAAGAGCTAGACatagaaaagaatataaaacaagAGACCCCTTGAAAATATCTCAAGCTTGGGTCAAGGAGGgtgaaaaagcataaaaaatacCTCTCAAATGGGACCATAcataatatatgtaaaatatccATGTATTTTCTCTGGCTGTAAGTATTTTACTTTCATGTTTCAGCTGTGCCTGGAGTATCTCCAGCAATTCCTTCAAGTTTATAAACTGGGAAGCCAATGGTATTTACCAAAACAGTTCCCAGCAAAACGGCATGTAGTCATGGGTGGGCACTTCTTACAGCCCTTGCCATAGCCCTGTCACAATCATCCTCTCTCCAACACAGATCCAGAAATGACCCAGACTGCTTATAACAAAGCTCTTTTGAAGTATAGGCTACACCTACCATGCTGGGACTTAAGTGTAAAAGATATAACAAATCCAGGAGAGAAAGGACTGAGCTAGTATTTACTCACCAGAAGTGGGCTGGCCATCTGTCAGCAAAATTATCATGGAGACACTCCGTTCCGGCAGCccctcagctttctccagccCACTCACAGCAGTCAGCAGGGCATGATTGATATCTGTGCCTATAATGAGAAATCAAGCATCACTCACCTGGAAAGAACATTATCTGAAGAAATCAGTGCATTTTATCCACAGAGTCTCTGCAGAGTTATCTAAAGTTTTCTGCAGGAAGTAATCCTTCAGAGAGATGAGGATTTAGGGCTTCAGCCTACTAGGCTTAATTACTGTGTATTATATTGCAGTGGCAATGGTTGAGTATTCTTTTGGGATTGTTTTCCACACATATGTCATGGGAAATACAAACATGTCTAGAGCCATTAGAAAGTGCTTAAGTAAATACACTGTCATCTGTCAACCTACTTTTCAGAAATGTCTCTTAGTCTTGAGAAGTCAAAGAAAAGAGCTGCGCACAGATGGCTTTGTTGCTGTTCACACCTGGTATAAAAACCCCCTACATAAATACCAATAGCATAACATTAACAGGAGATAGAGCCTTTAGATGTGcttaaaactaaataaaatagaGCACGCCGAGTTGTGCAGCAGTTGAAATGCTTCATGCCTATTTTGACTGGTTTGTTTCTGTAGTGTGGCTTACACAGGTATATGACTCtggttgtattttattttacaaggGGACccttgatatttaaaaaaaataaacagcaaatttTGTTGTCAAATATTGAGTGAATTGCCATTTTCCTGTAGGAAAAAATGGTACTACTGGGAAACCTTCCAGCTACCTCTGTTCtaaaaatctgaaacaaaactttGTGGCTTGTATTGTTCATAGATCTGATGCAACTGCCTCTCTATCCATATCACAATGTAGTCACCAATCAGTCCACTCTCATGTTCAGTCTTTCTCTCCCACTCATAAGTATTAAAATACTTACTTGCTTTGTGAACACTGATGGTAGCTCTGTGCCAGTAtacaattaataaaaatatttgttttctaaacaaTATATTATGTTGGGTGCATGACTGTGGTTACAAACATCTAGGTGGTGCCTTGTACCTCCACTAGCAGAAAGAGTTCGCACAAATCCTGCAGCACTCGCCACATTCTCTGCAGTGGCTGGCAGCAAAGAGCTCTTCCACTCCACCACTTTGCTGTTAAAGGTGATAAAGCTGAAATGATCTTCTGGGCGGAGGTCTTGTAAAATCTTCAGCAGAGCATCCCTAGTCTgttccaaagagaaaacagtcaCTTTGAATATTAATACTTCTCTCTCAGAACCAGGATTGGAATTGCTGTGTGATAATGGGGTTTCTCAACAGCACTATTTGAGATGCAGCCCAATGCTCTTATGTAGTCCTAATGGCATTTTTCAGGTTGAGACCACCAGAAGTGTCTGATTCACTTAACTTGCAGACACAGAGAAACATCTATGAGGGCTGTAGTGGACTTGTCTGCTCCCTAGCAAAGCTACATGCACAGTCATCAAGAACGGTAAACCAGACAAATGGATTCtttgaaattcatttaaaaaaattagaaattattaTTCTGCAAAGATACATTAAGGCTCTCTGCCTTAATGTTTGATACTTGTGAGAACAGCCATATCAGAAAAATGTTGCTCTTTAATAGCTCAAATCTGTGCATACGTATTTTCAAGTGTTTCCCTATGTCTGAAAATGTTGCTGTCTACAAAACCAGTGTGTAGTTCAGAAGTGAAATTCACAGCCACTTCCTCCAAAGGCTGCTGTGTGTGACTGACATAAGTAGAGATCAGTACTTTGAAGTACATTACCTGTTCAATTTTTCTGCCTGCCATAGAACCACTTCGATCTATaacaaagatgacatttttgGGAAACACCGGCATTTCTTGGGGTGCAAAATAATGCACAAAATACCCATTGAcaatctgaaatacagaaggGGAAATCATGTACAAAATTTTATCTAACTAAACATTGTATCTTCAGATTCTGGCATAGCCAGAAGGGGGATGCATGCTCACTATTCTGTTCTTCTAGATAAGCTCAAATCAAAGAACTATTAGAATATATTTTCTAGCTGGAAGCAAGACTATCTGTAGAAAGCAGATTACAAGAGAACAGTGCATATATGTATTATACACCTCTGCCATATGTATATCTGTATTATCACTGTATGTTACTCTAGATTATCACCTATGAGCACATCTCTGCTCATTGAGGGATTGCCATCTTTTAGCACATCCATGTATACTTCATTAGTGAAATGGTATGCAAAATAGTACACTTTATTCCCCAGGATATGCATTGTTCCATAAATATTCTTAAGTTCCTGGCCTCTTCAGTTATGCCTCAGTtgtcacaaaaaataaatcaagcagTCATTTCAATAGTTACACAAAGCACATCCCTCTAAACTTCATTTACAAGAAGCTCCAAATACACCTTAGATCacccaaaataataaaaatagaatgtAGAGAGACATTGATAATGAGTAGATTTGGTATGGAATCAAAATTTGAAAgcctgattcttttttttcatggatGATCCATTCCTGCATTGTGCCTGGTGTCTGTGGGGATTTACTGAGCATGGCTATCAGTTACTGCAGGCCCTGGGTTAATGGAAATAGCTTTCCTGTCACTCCTGGTGTTTCAAAGTAACTGTTACTGTTTTTCTGATTGCACTTCACATTCAGACTTATCTGTGATCTTAAAACGTTTTTATTTCTATTGATTTTTCACCTGTATATCACCTGCAGTGGCATCTCTCTTAACATCGTAACGCACAACAAAATCACCATTGAGGAGGGTTTCATCAAATTCAGGATTTATCTTCTGTTGATCTACAGTTGGCTTAAATAAAATACGAGCCTGCAAGCAGTCagaaaaaaggattttaagCAACATATCTTAAAGCTGCCACCAGCAGTAACATCTGGCAGTAGCTGCTTTACCTTGGTTTCGTTCTGCACTTTGGTGAGCGCCTTAGTTAACTCATTTGTCATGAACGTGCTGTCTGTCTCCAAGAATCGTATGCCCTGTGGCTCGAAGATGTGCACATCAATCTGCCAGTGGAGAAGTCGGCATCAGCATCTGAGAGGGAACACAGCTGTGCCCAAAGGCGCCACAAtgctccctgcccagccctCATGGGAGGACAGCTCACCTGGAAGTGCTTAACAAGCTGCTTTGGTCGGACCTTGATGAGCAGCTCGAACTTCCCCAGCTGCCGCTTCAACAGCTCCTCATATGTCAGCTCAAAAGTGACTTTGCTGGCAGCTGCGATGCTGACGGACACGTGAAACTGCTCCAGCTTTCTGTCTGTGATTCTGCAGGGGGGCAAACAGATTTATCTCCTGAAGGGAAGGTTTGCTTGTGGTGGCCAAAGTTTATGAATTGTGCTAAATAATGGCCAAGGGGCCACATGgaacaataaaagcaaaagagtAGCAGTAAATCCTATTCATCATACAAAGACTTTTCACATTGCCGGCAGTACTGTATACATCACATATATTACAATAGCATGCCATGGCTGCTGCATATGCAAGCTGAGAAATGAAGCAGGGATAAAGGAAGCTGGGATCAAGTAGAACTGGGAATAAATACATAGCAAGCACAGGTTAAACGTATCCTGAAAGTGTGACGTCTGCCCAAGTATCATGGTCTCCTGTGCTTGCAGGGAAGCAGTCTCAATGACTGAGCATCATCCCAGACCAGCAAGGTGCTCTTGCATGATGGTAAGTCCCAGAGGAACACTAAATAGTGACACCTCCCACCAAAGCCCATTGCAGTATCAGATATAAATCATATACATGTATGAACATAAATATAtactcacacacacagagtccCTCCCAACAAGAACCCAAGGCTGCTTTTCATATTTATCCCTATCACATTAAATCCTGGCTCCCCTAGCCGAAGGAGAAGCCAAGGAAGAGCATTGGAGCAGGATTACTCAGGGCAGCAACGTACTTGACAAGGCCAGCGCTCTGCCCGTGTGAGACTGCGGTGTCATATTCCTTTTGAGCAGaagctttttcctttattattccTGGGTATACTTTACCATCGATGGACCTGTTTGGTTgccataaaaaataattaatattagGAAAGCAACAAGAGGAGTGCTGCATTTCATAGCCCTCAGGGCATGAGCAAGGGGTACTGTTTGGCTCCCACATCACACCCCATCCAGAAGGATGTCAGTAGCCACCACCACAACACAGCCCCCCTCCTTGCAGGGTCTCagggaagctggagaaggaggaatACCACCACTGAGCATGTTTGTCACCCGCCCTGTGGCAGCAGGCAGCCTTGCCCTCTCtaccttatagaatcatagaatagatagggttggaaaggatttcTATTCAGCTGCCTACTGCTTTGCCTCACGGAGCATATTGTGCAGAATGCTCCAGATCTCAGCTCATTGTGCTCTTTTCTCAGCACCCcctgagaaaaaaagatgaaagcacCCCCAGTCCCCAGAGCTGCCTCCTTCACACCACAGGTAAGGACTAGTCCTACATGGAGAAGTTGGTGATGAAGGCTGTCTTGGGTAACTCCACTTCAAAGGTGGCCTCTCTGGTCTCATTAGCTCGGTTGACAATTTTGCTGGTGATGAGGGTGTGAGCAAATCGTGATGTGACCTTACAGTCCACGTGGAGGCTGTAGATTTCAATagcatgctggaaaaaaagaaaaccaggctGAAACAGGAACACAGGTTTTGCTCCTAAGCAGCCCATACCTGGGTGATATTACTGGAAAAGTCTGATGAAAGAATGAACCGTTACAAGGTCCAGCTGGAACTGGGGAGGGTGAATTGTTCATATCCAGACTGGCCATCTGGTCATTcacatccctgcagctgcagccacgCAAAATCTGCAGCTACGCCTGCATGTTGCTCCACAGGCGGCTTCTGTTGAGCCTTTTTCTGTGGTCTTCTCTCCTTGGGCTACTCTGAAGTAGCTGCTGTGTCACCACAATAAGATGAATCTCAGAAAAATCAATGCCTCTAAGCGTTCGATCCATGGGAAGAGACCTGATAGCATTTAATGCAACTAGTTATTTGCTCTCCCAGCTCTTGACTTTACTGCATGTTTTTCAGCTTCGTGTCTTGTGTCACATACGATGTGAGGGGTTTGAAACCCTGTGTGGGCCTCTGACCTCCTGCTGGTTGCACAAGCAGGAATGCCCTTTGAGCGCTTTCTCCTGGTCTGGTGCTTTGTGATGCCCCAAGAAGGGGACTGTCCTGGAGCTGTCTGGAAATACCCCACAGGGAGGCTGGAGTGGGGACTGCCCCTGTAAATACCCTGCTTTTGCATTTAGGATGTCTGCTTGAAAAGCCCTACCTGTGTTTCAGCAGTGACACTAAGTAGGGTTGACCTGAACATCACCAGCCTCATAACAGCCCAAgtttctcaaaataaaaaagctcaGCATCAGAACAGTTCACActtctatttttacttttctagcTTCACAAATCTTTTGAATGACTAACTGACCTTTGGTTATTTTGATAATGCACTTCCTGTACTTTGCTTGCTAACAAATAGTATCCACAAGCATCTTCTTAAAGCACTGGCTGAAATTCAGAAGTTTAATCAGGCTAAACACAGTCAGTCAGTATTTGGGCATCAAGGCAGGAGGTGACATAGCCAATGCTGTTTCTTATTTCATTATATGCTGCCTATATATGTTGCCTACGGACAATCCAGGACAAtggaataaaaccccaaaatattcATTGAGAGAACAGTTTCTGATCCTGGTAGTATGGGTGCCTCTCCCTGCCCACCCCCAGCTGGAAACCTCCCTGCCTGGGCTGGGGCTATCTCTCCCAGGAACGTCCCTTTCCAAAGGCTTTCTGAGCACCTCTGCTCATGTTTGCTACCCTGCCATACTCAAACCTggcacctctgcagcagcaacacAACCTGTCCCTGCCTCCCAGAAACCTGCCCGCATTTCACACTTTCCTGAATAGGCACAATGGAAATATGAGCCTTCCAACATAAGGCTTACTCTGTTTCTCTAAAAGGCGTTAAAAGGACCCAAAGCTCTAAAATCATACCACCATACACCTAACACTCCACAGGTGCAGCTATCAGAGGAGAAACCTGCATTACCTGTCCAGTTACCACAAAATCATGGATCACCAAATGAGCAAACAAGATATtgtcaaaaagaaataaaatacagcaaataccTTTTGAGCAATAGTTTCTTCTAATACTACGAGTGAAGAAAAGACCATCAATGCGAGCAATGTTCTCTCCTCCATTTTGGAAAGACcagattttcaaatgaaaacttgGTTGGGCTTAATCAGTTAATGAGTAACTTGTGCTTGGGGATAAGATGTAGGCTTTGAAGAGACCCAGAAACTTAATATTTACATGTTAAACACAGGTAAAACTTGGACTAggttaacatttatttttccagcagatcTTTGCTGTTAAACATTAgaattttaatgtttcataaTGCATAAGGTTAAGAAAaacttatgttttctttttaaacttcaaTCTCACTGTGGCATGTGAGACCCAAGGCAGATGAACAGGCAGTTTTGCATGCATGAATCTCTACCATATCCAAGAGTAACAATTTGAAGGGGCACATCCTTAGTGTTACCTCAAACACACTGAAGGTTTGGAGATTGCTAATACATGCAACATTTATGTGAGATTTTACAGCTGGCAACTTCTGCAAACCTCATGTCTCGCTGCCGAACCAGGGATACAGAGTGGCCCTCTTCAAACATCCTTTTTTGTCTCCTCTGACAAGTCATGATCCTTGTTTGTCAAATAGCAAAGCCAGCTGTGGTTTGTCTTTAGctaaacagtaaaaagaaagcaatcaaTCCTGGACTCCCTGAGTCAGTGCCTGTGCATACATGTAGGTAAGTGTACAAAAGACACAAACCACCCAAAACCACGCGCAACAACAGCCATGCACAGGAGCACACCTGGCCTTGGCCAGTCCTAACACAGCTTCAGTGTATCCAAGCAGGGATTCTGCAAAGCTGCCTTTAAACCATGCACTCAGCAGGGCTGTTTGCATGGAAGATTAGTGCTGGGAGACCTCTGCACCTAAATTTACATGGACACTGAGTGAGATTACTCTTTTCATCCCctattttataatgaaatctTCATCTAACAGGGACCTGAAGTGAAGTTTTTGTTTGTCAACGCTTGGGTTGTAGCcctagaaaaagaaattctctTCCAAGTCCAATTTTGTACACAAATAATTATGGACTCTGTTACATTAACAGTTCCTAAAAGTACATGCTCACTCATGTGGTGTTTAGGTAGTCTCCTACACAGGATAGCTTATGTGACTACTAAGATACTTCATCCCAATAGTTGTAACTCTTGTCTATTCTACAAAGCATTTGAAACACATTGTGGGGACATAATTGGGTTTTTAGCCAGTGGGAAGAACAGACCCTAGGCAGAACCCATTTC includes:
- the LOC101879002 gene encoding inter-alpha-trypsin inhibitor heavy chain H4; translated protein: MEERTLLALMVFSSLVVLEETIAQKHAIEIYSLHVDCKVTSRFAHTLITSKIVNRANETREATFEVELPKTAFITNFSMSIDGKVYPGIIKEKASAQKEYDTAVSHGQSAGLVKITDRKLEQFHVSVSIAAASKVTFELTYEELLKRQLGKFELLIKVRPKQLVKHFQIDVHIFEPQGIRFLETDSTFMTNELTKALTKVQNETKARILFKPTVDQQKINPEFDETLLNGDFVVRYDVKRDATAGDIQIVNGYFVHYFAPQEMPVFPKNVIFVIDRSGSMAGRKIEQTRDALLKILQDLRPEDHFSFITFNSKVVEWKSSLLPATAENVASAAGFVRTLSASGGTDINHALLTAVSGLEKAEGLPERSVSMIILLTDGQPTSGESNVEVIQENIQKAVNGKYALFCLGFGFDVSYKFLEKMALSNGGIARRIYENADAALQLQGFYQEVATPILKKIEMQYPENAIEGLTKNDFKLFFEGSEIVVSGKISNELDLLPVEIKAQSHSSNLTLKEEANVKEKEQVFQHQSYIFGNFIERLWAYLTIQQLLEKSISAQEEDQKTLEAQALELSLRYSFVTPLTSMVVTKPADQGQTDLANKPTEADNEKRNSVPVGDAYKLKSASLPGRWRSEPPSGSNKKLLSVGSYSQLRARGAGVVNVHSPLLFQLPKQNEIACLNTDGKAQPSVHLLSDPEQGLTLTGKLGDRTNHFVQFEINYVNPPAQIHVSTNAIVLHHNNESTWLPWTESATSTIQGLSISVEKERSVTASLSDTVTVKISLIKFPEDFLGLHFLNTDRFSDKVSGALGKFYSKAQSENNSNMNQRADERLFSGLQQGFRHRLPWHPPGQAQEVPAGQTDCEAVQERLEP